A genomic region of Arachis stenosperma cultivar V10309 chromosome 9, arast.V10309.gnm1.PFL2, whole genome shotgun sequence contains the following coding sequences:
- the LOC130950667 gene encoding gibberellin 2-beta-dioxygenase 2, whose translation MVVASSMMIRTKKTKAVGIPTIDLSMEKAELSKQVVKACEEYGFFKVVNHSVGKEVISTLEEQGAEFFAKTAAEKHRAGPATPFGYGCRNIGPNGDMGDLEYLLLHTNPLTISDRSKTISTDPIKFSCAVNDYIESTRELACEILDLVGEGLRLQDKYSLSKLIRDVQSDSLLRINHYPQMVKPKSWDPSLMKGNSNSSIGFGEHSDPQILTILRSNNVGGLQISTHDGLWIPVPPDSNEFFVMVGDALQVLTNGRFTSVRHRALTNPLKSRMSMMYFAAPPLNWWITPLPKMVTPHNPTLYKPFTWAQYKQAAYSLRLGASRLDLFKLHQQQDSNLAPPSP comes from the exons ATGGTGGTGGCTTCTTCGATGATGATAAGGACGAAGAAAACAAAGGCGGTTGGGATTCCAACAATTGACCTCTCAATGGAGAAGGCAGAGTTGTCAAAGCAAGTGGTGAAGGCTTGTGAGGAATATGGATTCTTCAAAGTGGTGAATCATAGTGTGGGTAAAGAGGTCATTTCGACATTGGAAGAGCAAGGGGCTGAGTTTTTCGCCAAAACCGCCGCTGAAAAACACCGTGCCGGCCCTGCCACCCCCTTTGGCTACGGCTGCAGAAATATTGGTCCTAATGGCGACATGGGTGACCTTGAGTACCTTCTTCTCCACACAAATCCTCTCACCATCTCTGACAGATCCAAAACCATTTCCACTGACCCTATCAAATTCAG TTGCGCAGTAAACGATTACATAGAATCAACGAGGGAGCTAGCATGTGAGATTCTTGATCTAGTGGGTGAAGGTCTACGGCTCCAAGATAAGTACTCACTAAGCAAGCTAATCAGAGACGTTCAAAGTGATTCGCTCCTTCGGATCAACCACTACCCTCAGATGGTGAAACCGAAGTCGTGGGACCCATCATTGATGAAGGGGAACAGCAATAGCAGCATTGGGTTTGGGGAGCATTCTGACCCTCAGATCTTGACGATCCTACGGTCCAACAACGTTGGTGGGCTTCAGATCTCAACTCATGACGGGCTGTGGATCCCTGTTCCCCCGGACTCTAACGAATTCTTCGTTATGGTCGGCGATGCACTCCAG GTATTGACAAATGGAAGGTTTACAAGCGTGAGACACAGAGCATTGACAAACCCGTTGAAGTCAAGAATGTCAATGATGTATTTTGCAGCACCACCGCTGAATTGGTGGATCACACCACTGCCTAAGATGGTGACACCTCACAATCCAACCCTTTATAAGCCTTTCACTTGGGCCCAATACAAACAAGCTGCTTACTCTTTGAGATTGGGTGCCTCTCGCCTTGACCTCTTCAAGCTCCACCAACAACAAGATTCCAATCTTGCCCCTCCTTCACCCTAA